One part of the Vicia villosa cultivar HV-30 ecotype Madison, WI linkage group LG6, Vvil1.0, whole genome shotgun sequence genome encodes these proteins:
- the LOC131608905 gene encoding uncharacterized protein LOC131608905 isoform X2, with the protein MNPSHCCLLSKPPPLAVRPHRPFPPTARIQPILNPNSSVLPQIESVSDSFDFQISQQRDTGMDNNNPSPKSDKSLKRKRKSSKKKKKEATAQENNVLNCNVVCELEKSAANRPKDLPIPSIGKSVGCSKKKLLILDLNGILADVVAHPFPKKIKRDAMIGKKALFKRPFCASFLNFCFEKFDVAVWSSRMEKNVNSIVNHLMGNKRQRLIFCWYISQCTNTNIKTLGDKRKPIVFKDLSRVWDKYDPNLPWEKGYYNESNTLLLDDSPYKGLLNPPYNSIYPPSFSCRQLNDKSLAVGGDLRKYLERLAEAENVPKFVEQNPFGQKQISETSESWSFYCDVLQSLKPKK; encoded by the exons ATGAACCCAAGCCACTGTTGTCTCCTCTCTAAACCACCGCCGCTAGCAGTCCGACCACACCGTCCATTCCCTCCCACAGCCAGAATTCAACCCATTCTCAACCCTAATTCTTCAGTTCTTCCTCAAATTGAATCTGTTTCcgattcatttgattttcaaatttctcAACAACGAGATACAGGTATGGATAACAACAATCCTTCCCCAAAGAGTGATAAATCACTCAAGAGAAAACGGAAGTCgagcaagaagaagaagaaggaagcaACCGCTCAAGAGAATAATGTTTTGAACTGTAACGTGGTTTGTGAGCTTGAAAAGTCTGCCGCAA ACAGGCCAAAGGATTTGCCAATTCCTTCCATTGGAAAATCTGTTGGATGTTCGAAGAAGAAGCTTCTTATTCTTGACCTTAATGGGATTCTTGCTGACGTAGTTGCACACCCTTTcccaaagaaaataaaaagagatgCAATGATAGGAAAGAAAGCAT TATTCAAGAGGCCTTTTTGTGCTTCGTTTCTGAACTTTTGCTTCGAGAAATTTGATGTGGCTGTGTGGTCTTCAAGAATGGA gaaaaatgtcaacagtattGTTAATCATTTGATGGGAAACAAGAGGCAGAGGTTGATTTTCTGTTGG TACATTTCACAATGTACTAAtacaaatatcaaaactcttggcGACAAGCGCAAGCCAATTGTTTTCAAGGATCTGAGTAGAGTTTGGGATAAGTATGATCCTAATCTTCCTTGGGAGAAGGGATACTACAATGAATCAAATACGTTGCTTTTAGATGACTCTCCCTACAAGGGTTTACTCAATCCT CCATACAATTCAATATATCCGCCATCATTCAGTTGTCGACAACTTAACGACAAGTCACTAG CTGTTGGAGGTGATCTACGAAAGTATCTGGAGCGATTAGCAGAGGCTGAAAATGTGCCGAAGTTCGTAGAGCAGAATCCATTTGGTCAAAAACAAATCAGCGAGACAAGCGAATCATGGAGCTTCTACTGCGATGTACTTCAGTCGCTTAAACCTAAAAAGTGA
- the LOC131608905 gene encoding uncharacterized protein LOC131608905 isoform X1, producing the protein MNPSHCCLLSKPPPLAVRPHRPFPPTARIQPILNPNSSVLPQIESVSDSFDFQISQQRDTGMDNNNPSPKSDKSLKRKRKSSKKKKKEATAQENNVLNCNVVCELEKSAAKDRPKDLPIPSIGKSVGCSKKKLLILDLNGILADVVAHPFPKKIKRDAMIGKKALFKRPFCASFLNFCFEKFDVAVWSSRMEKNVNSIVNHLMGNKRQRLIFCWYISQCTNTNIKTLGDKRKPIVFKDLSRVWDKYDPNLPWEKGYYNESNTLLLDDSPYKGLLNPPYNSIYPPSFSCRQLNDKSLAVGGDLRKYLERLAEAENVPKFVEQNPFGQKQISETSESWSFYCDVLQSLKPKK; encoded by the exons ATGAACCCAAGCCACTGTTGTCTCCTCTCTAAACCACCGCCGCTAGCAGTCCGACCACACCGTCCATTCCCTCCCACAGCCAGAATTCAACCCATTCTCAACCCTAATTCTTCAGTTCTTCCTCAAATTGAATCTGTTTCcgattcatttgattttcaaatttctcAACAACGAGATACAGGTATGGATAACAACAATCCTTCCCCAAAGAGTGATAAATCACTCAAGAGAAAACGGAAGTCgagcaagaagaagaagaaggaagcaACCGCTCAAGAGAATAATGTTTTGAACTGTAACGTGGTTTGTGAGCTTGAAAAGTCTGCCGCAA AAGACAGGCCAAAGGATTTGCCAATTCCTTCCATTGGAAAATCTGTTGGATGTTCGAAGAAGAAGCTTCTTATTCTTGACCTTAATGGGATTCTTGCTGACGTAGTTGCACACCCTTTcccaaagaaaataaaaagagatgCAATGATAGGAAAGAAAGCAT TATTCAAGAGGCCTTTTTGTGCTTCGTTTCTGAACTTTTGCTTCGAGAAATTTGATGTGGCTGTGTGGTCTTCAAGAATGGA gaaaaatgtcaacagtattGTTAATCATTTGATGGGAAACAAGAGGCAGAGGTTGATTTTCTGTTGG TACATTTCACAATGTACTAAtacaaatatcaaaactcttggcGACAAGCGCAAGCCAATTGTTTTCAAGGATCTGAGTAGAGTTTGGGATAAGTATGATCCTAATCTTCCTTGGGAGAAGGGATACTACAATGAATCAAATACGTTGCTTTTAGATGACTCTCCCTACAAGGGTTTACTCAATCCT CCATACAATTCAATATATCCGCCATCATTCAGTTGTCGACAACTTAACGACAAGTCACTAG CTGTTGGAGGTGATCTACGAAAGTATCTGGAGCGATTAGCAGAGGCTGAAAATGTGCCGAAGTTCGTAGAGCAGAATCCATTTGGTCAAAAACAAATCAGCGAGACAAGCGAATCATGGAGCTTCTACTGCGATGTACTTCAGTCGCTTAAACCTAAAAAGTGA